Below is a genomic region from Methanoregula sp..
AGAAGGACAATCCCCCCACCTTCGATGTCGCAGTATACACCGATGAACTGAAAGCCAAACGGGCATTGCAGGGCGGGGTAGTGAGCGGGGTCCTGATCTTACCCTCTCCGCACTTTATCGATCGCCCGATACGGCTCTACGTGGACAGTTCCGATTCGGTGACCCCAGCCGTGATCATATCCGGCGTGAATGCAGCGCTCGTACAATCAGGGTCCCATAATCAGGTCGAAATAAACAAAATTTATGGCGATATCAAATACATCCAGTTCTTTGGTGTCGGCGTCATTGTGATGGCGATCTTCATGACCACGATGATGGGCGGTGGCATCGCCCTAATCAAGGATCGTGAGATGGGCATTATCGAGGGGTATTTTGTAACCCCCGTGAAGCGTTCGAGCATCATCATGGGCATGATCGCAAGCGGCACGGTAAGGGCATTTCTCTCAGGATTCGTCATCTTTATCGTCGATCTCCTGATCACCGGGATCATAATCCAGACCCCGGAAAATTTTTTTATGGTCCTGCTGGTGTTGTTCATCACCAGTATCGGGATCACCAGCTTCATGGTCTCGATGGCATCCCGGTTCTCCAACCAGCAGGAGTATGCCTCCATGTCGGCATTTTTCAACCTGATCCTCTTCATGACCAGCGGTGCATTTTACCCGGTCATCGGTATGCCGGACTGGTTGCGCTGGATCACGATCATCAACCCGGAATATTATGCAGTGCATGCACTCCGGAGCCTCATCCTGCGGGGTCAGGGGATCGACGTAATCGGAACGGATCTCATTGCCCTGTGTATCTTCTCGGTTGCAGCGATGATACTGGGTATCGCCACGTACCGGCGCACGCTGGAATAATGCGAACGAGGGGTTTCCTTGTTGCCGGATAGTCATTTCTGCCCCATGCAACCCCCGTTTTGATAAATGTTTTCACAACGTTCAGATAGTGTTGCAGGGCAAAAGTTCTGATGAATATTGTAGAAAACAAAAATTATCAGGACGAGGCTTGGGTATCCGTGAAACGGTAATCCCCTTCCGGCACGTTAATCTCGAACCGGACGCCTTTGCCGGGTGTACCTGTTTCCGCTATGGATAGCCCGGTAATACTGAGCACTTCCCGGGTAAAAAAGAGACCAAGACCGGTATGTTTCCCAAACCCTCGTTCAAACAGGTGTGGACGGGCTTCCGCATCAATTCCAACCCCATTATCGATATAAGTGATGATGAGTCCGCCATCCTTTCTCTCACAACAGACCGTGATTTCCGATACGGTTCTGCCATAGCGAAGGGTGTTGTCCATTAAGTTATAGAACCCCCTCCCGAGCAGAGGATCGGCAAAGATCTCCAGATTGTCTGATTCCACCTTCAGACAAACACCTGAGAGATCCAGTCCTGTTGCAGCGTTCATTACCGTTTTGCCGAGGTCCTGCCAAACCGGTGCGTTCACCCCCATATCCTCATACTCTTTGGTGAACAGGATCTGCTGGTTGATCATATCGATCACCTTCCGTTCTTTTTCGATCATCAGCTGGAATTTTGGATCCTGCACAAATCGTGACGATAACTCCACGTACCCGCTCAACGCCGTCAGCTGGTTTACCACGTCGTGGCGGGTAAGTCCTGACAGCAGGTTGAGTTTCCGGTTTGCGATCTTTAACGCTTTTTTAGCTCTGCGTATCGATTCCTGCTGCTCCTCGAGTTCACGGTTTCGGGCCACCAGCAATTCCTCGGTTGACTTCAGCTCTTCAAACGCAGCAGCCATCTGTTCGTTAGCCGTATTCAGCTCCTGGTTCTTCAGCTCGAGTTCCTGCCGGGCAATTTTCCGTGCCGTGATATCGGTGAGCATGGCAAACGAGCCCTGGAACATGCCCCTGGCATCAAGAAGAGGGGTTGCCGAGACCTGGCACCAGAGAGTCGTTCCGTCCTTTTTACAGAACTTCCGCTCATATACCGAACGATTGCCGGCACGACGGAGCCGTTTCTTTTCAGCATGATCCGGCATCTCTTCGGGATGCATGAAATCCTCAACGGGTCTTCCGAGAATTTCGTCCGGGGAATACCCGAGCATATCAGCAAGACGGGAGTTGACAAAGGTCGCTCTCAGCCCGTGATCCATTGACCAGATGCCTTCGTTTGCTGTCTCCACGATCTGCCGGTAACCCTCCTCGCTCGTTTGCAGTGCTTTCTCCCGTGCTGCCAGATCTTCAAGATTGCTGCGCAGCTCCTCTTCGATCGCGGTAATCTGCTCGTAGGCTGTCCGCAGTTCGTTTTCTTTCTGTCGACGTTCGGTGATATCTTCAAATACCGTGCCAAATGTTCCTTTTTTGGGAGAATACACCGAGATGGCAAGATGTTTTTTCATCCGGGGATACCAGATCTCGAAGTGGCGTGGGGTTCCGGTGCGGGCGACTTCGGCAAAAAGGGCAAGCGCCCGGGGTTCATCACCCCCAAACACTTCCCTGCTCATTTTGCCTGTTGCCGTATCGCGGGGGATGTTAAAGATCTTCTCAAACGCGGGATTCACCTGCCGGATCCGGTATTCCACCGGCATGCCGTTTCCGTCATACACCAGCTCGTTAACGGCATGTCCTTCAACCATGGCAGAGAAGAGAGCCCGGTAATTGGCATCACTCTCGGCCACCAGCCGCTCCCGCGATGCCAGTTCCTCAAAATTGTTGCGCAGCTCCTCTTCCATTGCTGCGATCTGTTCATAGGATGCCTGAAGATCGATCATCCGGTTTTTATGTGCGGTGATATCCCGGATTGATTCGATTGCACCGATTACCTTTCCCCGGGTATCAACAAGGGGGGATGCGGTAAACCAGATATGAGCGCCTTTTCCTGAATAGAGTCCGGGTACAAAAACCTCAGAAAAAAGAGTCGTTCCCTCTTTTTCAATCGTCGTGTAATGAGAGGCTATCGATTCATCCTTGGAAAGGATCAGATCGATCAGTATCGGGCGGCGTTTACCGTAAATCGGGATTGAGTACTCATAATCACCCTTGCCGACCATTGCATCGGCTGAAATGCCGGTCAGTGTCTCCATAGCCCGGTTCCAGGCGATCACCCTTCCGTCACTATTAATTACAAACGTGGCATCCGGCAGGAAACTGATGATGTTTGTCATACGCTGGGCAGATTCACGCAGTTCCTGTTCCCGTGACGTCAGTTCCTCAAAATTATTGCGCAGCTCCTCTTCAACTGCCGAAATCTGCTCGTAGGCTGCCCGCAGTTCGTCTTCTTTCTGCCTGCGGTCGGTGATATCTTCAAATACCGTGGCAAATGTTCCTCTTTTGGGAGAATACACCGAGATCGAGAAATGTTTTTTCATCAGGGGATACCAGATCTCGAAGTGGCGTGGAATCCCGGTGCAGGCAACTTCGGCATACAAAGCAAAGGCCCCGGGCTCATCCCTCTCAAAAATCTCCCGGCTTGTCCTGCCAATTGCAGTATTGGTGGGAATTGCGAAGATCTTCTCAAACGCAGGATTCACCTGCAGGATCCGGTATTCCACCGGCATACCGTTTCCGTCATACACCAGCTCGTTGACCGCATGTCCTTCAACCATGGCAGAGAAGAGAGCCCGGTAATTGGCATCACTTTCGGCCACCAGCCGCTCCCGTGCTGCAAGTTCCTCAAAATTGTTGCGCAGCTCCTCTTCCATTGCTGCGATCTGTTCATAGGATGCCTGAAGCTCGTTCTGGCGGTTTTTTCTTGCCGTTATATCCCGGATAGATTCAATCGCCCCGATAACATTCCCCTGGGTGTCGATGAGTGGAGATGCAGTAAACCAGAGATGTGCACCTCTTCCGGAATTGAGTCCTGGTGCAAAAACCTCCGAGATAAGGTTAGTACCGTCTGCATCGATCGTGGTGTAGCGGGAGAATATCGTCTCATCCCGGGAAAGGATCAGATCGATTAATATGGGGCGGCGTTCACCGTAGATCGGGAGTGAGTATTCATAATCCCCCTTGCCGATCATTGCACCTGCTGAAATGCCGGTCATCTTCTCCATTGCCTGGTTCCAGGCAATCACCCTGCCATCAGTATTTATTGCAAATGTGGCATCGGGCAGAAAACTGATGATATTTGTCATAAGCTGGGCAGATTCACGCAGTGCGCACTCTACCTGTTTGCGCTCATGGACATCCCGCATTATCGCGAGGAGGAGATTCCGGCCCTTTACGTCCAGGCGGGAGAGACTGATTTCGACATCGAATTCCCTCCCATCGAGCCGTCGGTGGCGCCAGTCAAATAACCGGGGTGTTCCCCCGATCACTACCTGCATAAGTTCACGGCTTTTTTCTATAGATGAGATGCCATCGGGCTGGGTAGCCGGAGAAAGATCACAGGGGTGGGAGCCGATCAACTGTTCACGGGAACAGCCAAAATACTCCAGTGCCTTTGTATTACAATCAATATACACGCCCTGTTCCATCATGAAGATAGCATCGCTTGCTCCTTCAAAAAGGGTGCGGTACTGCTCTTCAGATTCATTGATCCGCCGCTCTGACTGTTTCTGGTGAACCGCCTGCTTGATCTTGTGTTCCAGCTCGGCAAACTGCGGTACCGGATTACCCCCTTTCTGGAGATAAAAATCAGCGCCAAGGTTGAGCGCCTCGATCACCACTTCCTCGCGTCCCCTGCCGGTGAAAAGAATAAACGGGAGATCGCTATACCTTGTACGGATGTATTTGAGAAACTCGATGCCATTTGTTACCGGCATCTGGTAATCAGAAACGATCGCATCATAGTGGTGTTTCGCCAATTGTTCCCTCGCATCAGCGGCAGTATGGCAGATCTCAACCGTGATCGAGCCACTCTGTTCGAGAAAGGTCTTTCCTATGTCAAGAAGAGCCGGTTCATCATCAACATAAAGAACGGAGATCAATATTTGCCACCAGGTACCCTAAAAGACAAAATATAAAAAGATAGTAAATTTTTTTATATACATCTGCAATAGTATTTAAATTTACACCATATATATCCAGCGATACGACGGATATCTCTCTAATTTTTACGTAATTTTGAATTTTTTTTGATGATTAAGTGTGTATTATTTTCAAATTTCTATCTTGAAACCCTTTTTTTGGATTCTGATTATGCAATATATTTATACGCAATGAAACCATGAGGAAAAAGATAGAGATGGTACTATGGTAAAATTAACCGCAGAGATGAAGGACGCGTTTGCAAAGATGAAGGTCTTCCCGGTTGCAACGGCAACCAAAGACGGCACACCCAATGTGATCCCGCTGGGAATAGCCGAGCTCGTAAGTGACGATACCGTCTGGTTCGTGGACAATTTCATGAACAAGACGCTCTCTAATATCCGGATGAATCCCAAGATCGCCTTCTTTGTATGGGGGCCGGAGATCAAAGGATGCTTCCAGTGCAAGGGGGTGGCTGCGATTAAGACGAGCGGCCCGGAATATGATCAGATGAAGGCAAAGCTCAACATCAAGAACCCGGCACTGCCTGCCCGGTCACTTGTCATCGTGAAGATAACCGAAGTTTTCGAATGCAAACCCGGCCCGACTGCCGGTGCAAAAATTCTTTGATCTTTTTTACTATGAAAATGGCTTTCCCATTTTCATGTACCCCTATGCTTGTGGCGATCGGAATCATCTGGTTTTTATGAACAGAATCGATCCTCATGGATCTTTCCACCGTGTGCACTTACACTGGGAATGGAGTGATATTTTCCCGGAAACACCTTTACCGGTGCCTGATACGGACAAGGAGCCGTCTGCGGATACCGGCGTGTCGCGATAAAAAAGAGGGATTAGGCCGTTTCTTACTTCGTACCGGGTTTCGAACCCGGTGCCGCAGCTACGATTTTTAATGCTTCAGTGATCTCCGGAAGCAGCTCGGCCGGTATGCCGATGACCAGTTCGCCATCTTCAATGCCGGAGAACTTACGGGATCCGTCACAGCCCAGCGAGAAGTTCACGTGGCCGGTGAGATAGGTCTGCGCACATGCATCGGAACAGACCGACTGGATACCGGCAAATTCCGACTGGATCCGTCCCCCCAGCCGGAACATCGTGCTCTGCGCAAGTTTCAGCATTGCCCAGGGACTCGCAACAATCACTACGACCTGGGGATCGAACGGGGTCTTTTCGAGCGGGGCATACATCGTGGCGTACGTATCCCCGGTATGCAGGTGTGCAACCCGGTCAATGGTCCGCTTGCAGGACGCAGAGCTCTCGAATTTTCCGAGCTTATAATAGAAATCACCATTCTTCAGGCTCTCGGTGATCTCCCGGAGACCCAGTGCCCATGCACCGCCATTGCATTCGTGTTTTTCAGAAGTCGAGTAGAAGATCCGCCCTTCTTTTCGTGCAAGGCCGATCATTGAGCAGTGACGGATCGTTTTGTCAAATGCTTCCATGCCTGCCGGGATCTCTTCCTTTTTGGTTGCAAACCGGAATGCAACCGGTGAACCGCTGAGCTTGAGATACTTCTTAAGCGTCTCGGATGCCTCTGCGTAGTTTATTGCAATTTTCATATCTGCTGCCATAAGATTTCACCTCATAATCCCCGTATAGGGGGTTTGTGTACATCTAGACCATGTGACGGGAATTATTTAAAGATAGTGACCGTGCAAAAAATAGGTGGATAAGTGGCATCGGGGCCGGGAACCCGTATACTGAAGGATTGTGGAATGACGCTACCCTTATCCCTCCCCTCCCACAAACAGATACGAAGGTTACATCATGGAATATGGCAATTTACTGGACGATGCGCTTCACTATACAAAAAAGGGCATCTTTTCGAATGTGAACCGCTGGATAAAACTGTTTGTGGCGATCATCTGCCTTGGCATCCCGATGAACGGGTACATCATGCGGATCTACCGGGGGGCATCCCCGGCACCGGAAGTGGACCAGTGGGGCACCCTGTTTGTTGACGGCATCAAGCTGATGATTGTCGGGATTATCTATGCGATTCCCATGATGA
It encodes:
- a CDS encoding ABC transporter permease, with product MIKGAVAIFKRDFKKFLGNPFVIIFTLLMPIMYLVIFGNAMGGSISHISIAVVQEEPYVHEPPLFTAFVNDLKHTAQKDNPPTFDVAVYTDELKAKRALQGGVVSGVLILPSPHFIDRPIRLYVDSSDSVTPAVIISGVNAALVQSGSHNQVEINKIYGDIKYIQFFGVGVIVMAIFMTTMMGGGIALIKDREMGIIEGYFVTPVKRSSIIMGMIASGTVRAFLSGFVIFIVDLLITGIIIQTPENFFMVLLVLFITSIGITSFMVSMASRFSNQQEYASMSAFFNLILFMTSGAFYPVIGMPDWLRWITIINPEYYAVHALRSLILRGQGIDVIGTDLIALCIFSVAAMILGIATYRRTLE
- a CDS encoding PAS domain S-box protein; the protein is MISVLYVDDEPALLDIGKTFLEQSGSITVEICHTAADAREQLAKHHYDAIVSDYQMPVTNGIEFLKYIRTRYSDLPFILFTGRGREEVVIEALNLGADFYLQKGGNPVPQFAELEHKIKQAVHQKQSERRINESEEQYRTLFEGASDAIFMMEQGVYIDCNTKALEYFGCSREQLIGSHPCDLSPATQPDGISSIEKSRELMQVVIGGTPRLFDWRHRRLDGREFDVEISLSRLDVKGRNLLLAIMRDVHERKQVECALRESAQLMTNIISFLPDATFAINTDGRVIAWNQAMEKMTGISAGAMIGKGDYEYSLPIYGERRPILIDLILSRDETIFSRYTTIDADGTNLISEVFAPGLNSGRGAHLWFTASPLIDTQGNVIGAIESIRDITARKNRQNELQASYEQIAAMEEELRNNFEELAARERLVAESDANYRALFSAMVEGHAVNELVYDGNGMPVEYRILQVNPAFEKIFAIPTNTAIGRTSREIFERDEPGAFALYAEVACTGIPRHFEIWYPLMKKHFSISVYSPKRGTFATVFEDITDRRQKEDELRAAYEQISAVEEELRNNFEELTSREQELRESAQRMTNIISFLPDATFVINSDGRVIAWNRAMETLTGISADAMVGKGDYEYSIPIYGKRRPILIDLILSKDESIASHYTTIEKEGTTLFSEVFVPGLYSGKGAHIWFTASPLVDTRGKVIGAIESIRDITAHKNRMIDLQASYEQIAAMEEELRNNFEELASRERLVAESDANYRALFSAMVEGHAVNELVYDGNGMPVEYRIRQVNPAFEKIFNIPRDTATGKMSREVFGGDEPRALALFAEVARTGTPRHFEIWYPRMKKHLAISVYSPKKGTFGTVFEDITERRQKENELRTAYEQITAIEEELRSNLEDLAAREKALQTSEEGYRQIVETANEGIWSMDHGLRATFVNSRLADMLGYSPDEILGRPVEDFMHPEEMPDHAEKKRLRRAGNRSVYERKFCKKDGTTLWCQVSATPLLDARGMFQGSFAMLTDITARKIARQELELKNQELNTANEQMAAAFEELKSTEELLVARNRELEEQQESIRRAKKALKIANRKLNLLSGLTRHDVVNQLTALSGYVELSSRFVQDPKFQLMIEKERKVIDMINQQILFTKEYEDMGVNAPVWQDLGKTVMNAATGLDLSGVCLKVESDNLEIFADPLLGRGFYNLMDNTLRYGRTVSEITVCCERKDGGLIITYIDNGVGIDAEARPHLFERGFGKHTGLGLFFTREVLSITGLSIAETGTPGKGVRFEINVPEGDYRFTDTQASS
- a CDS encoding pyridoxamine 5'-phosphate oxidase family protein, encoding MVKLTAEMKDAFAKMKVFPVATATKDGTPNVIPLGIAELVSDDTVWFVDNFMNKTLSNIRMNPKIAFFVWGPEIKGCFQCKGVAAIKTSGPEYDQMKAKLNIKNPALPARSLVIVKITEVFECKPGPTAGAKIL
- a CDS encoding DUF169 domain-containing protein, whose protein sequence is MAADMKIAINYAEASETLKKYLKLSGSPVAFRFATKKEEIPAGMEAFDKTIRHCSMIGLARKEGRIFYSTSEKHECNGGAWALGLREITESLKNGDFYYKLGKFESSASCKRTIDRVAHLHTGDTYATMYAPLEKTPFDPQVVVIVASPWAMLKLAQSTMFRLGGRIQSEFAGIQSVCSDACAQTYLTGHVNFSLGCDGSRKFSGIEDGELVIGIPAELLPEITEALKIVAAAPGSKPGTK